From Spiroplasma monobiae MQ-1, a single genomic window includes:
- a CDS encoding FoF1 ATP synthase subunit delta/epsilon, whose translation MELTKLKIITPEGIYIDDLKVESVSVRTADGQVTVFANHSPIVSTLLIGDMKYELNGTSKYIHLHRGILQVSKEQVKILTQRLYEVDEQGRRLK comes from the coding sequence ATGGAACTTACTAAATTAAAAATAATAACTCCAGAAGGTATATACATAGATGATTTAAAAGTTGAATCAGTTAGCGTGAGAACTGCCGATGGACAAGTTACTGTCTTTGCAAATCACTCACCAATAGTTTCTACATTGCTTATTGGTGATATGAAATATGAACTTAACGGTACTTCTAAGTACATACACTTACATAGAGGTATTTTGCAAGTTTCAAAGGAACAAGTAAAAATTTTAACTCAAAGATTATACGAAGTTGATGAACAAGGTCGCAGATTAAAATAG
- a CDS encoding 5'-3' exonuclease, with translation MDKKKVVIIDGYHLLHKGYYGSLKRKKVAMNREGVLINAVYVFVANIFQLVQSNEYHTVIVTFDVGKECWRKEIYPEYKATRKETPSDLIPQMQLVRDFLTSANIPWYEKVSFEGDDIMGTIARIAVKLGYQVDIVSNDKDTYQLVSDDVRIVSQQSKKCKQEIITAKEVYEKFGCKPCQIPDIKSLLGDQSDNIKGVRGMHYNTATKLISKYGCVENVFKNLNDFPEEQRKKLEQCREQVLMNKQITRILKNVEIGRINFKPLRINYVRFMGFLKREKMWAFTKMIEDKVQRQLAYREKRKAEQESTS, from the coding sequence ATGGATAAGAAAAAAGTGGTAATCATCGATGGATATCACCTTCTTCATAAGGGTTATTATGGAAGTTTAAAAAGAAAAAAAGTGGCAATGAACAGAGAAGGTGTTTTAATAAATGCAGTTTACGTTTTTGTAGCAAACATTTTTCAACTAGTTCAATCAAACGAATATCATACAGTTATTGTAACTTTTGATGTTGGTAAAGAATGTTGAAGAAAAGAAATATATCCAGAATATAAAGCTACAAGAAAAGAGACACCATCAGATTTAATTCCACAAATGCAATTAGTAAGGGATTTTTTAACATCAGCTAATATACCTTGATATGAAAAGGTTTCATTTGAGGGTGATGACATTATGGGAACAATTGCTAGAATTGCAGTTAAACTAGGTTATCAAGTTGATATTGTTTCAAATGATAAAGATACTTATCAATTAGTATCTGATGATGTAAGAATCGTTTCACAGCAATCCAAAAAGTGTAAACAAGAAATAATTACAGCTAAAGAAGTTTATGAAAAATTTGGTTGTAAACCATGTCAAATTCCAGACATAAAATCTTTATTAGGAGATCAATCAGATAATATTAAAGGCGTTAGGGGCATGCATTATAATACAGCAACAAAATTAATTTCTAAATATGGTTGTGTTGAAAATGTATTTAAAAACTTAAACGACTTTCCTGAGGAACAAAGAAAAAAACTTGAACAATGTAGAGAACAAGTTTTAATGAATAAACAAATAACTAGAATATTAAAAAATGTCGAAATTGGAAGAATCAATTTTAAACCATTAAGGATAAACTATGTTAGATTTATGGGGTTCTTAAAAAGAGAGAAAATGTGAGCATTCACAAAAATGATTGAGGATAAAGTGCAAAGACAACTGGCTTACAGAGAAAAAAGAAAAGCAGAACAAGAATCAACTTCTTAG
- a CDS encoding IMPACT family protein, with translation MVKVMIFLRILNDEKVVERNFTIKKSKFITYISKVKDKEELDIFIKKFSDKNATHNCYAYRCGDEKLTYGYNNDGEPNGTAGEPLLKLIEVNNLTNIVILVIRYYGGIKLGTGGLQKAYSHLAIEMLKELNTKQLEFLYNLEIIFNISDIKTISSSLKNIASEIKYNYIDDLVYAKLKLDQMEKLDPIKSKIKIIKKVQGYY, from the coding sequence ATGGTTAAAGTTATGATATTTTTAAGAATATTAAACGATGAAAAAGTTGTAGAAAGAAATTTCACAATAAAAAAATCTAAATTCATTACCTATATTTCAAAAGTCAAAGATAAAGAAGAGTTGGATATCTTTATTAAAAAATTCAGCGATAAAAACGCAACTCATAATTGTTATGCCTACAGGTGTGGCGATGAAAAATTAACTTATGGTTATAATAATGATGGCGAACCCAATGGAACAGCCGGAGAACCATTGCTTAAGTTAATTGAAGTCAACAATCTAACCAATATAGTTATTTTAGTAATAAGATACTATGGTGGAATTAAACTAGGAACTGGTGGATTACAAAAAGCATATAGCCATCTTGCAATAGAGATGTTAAAAGAGTTGAACACCAAACAATTGGAATTTCTTTATAATCTAGAGATTATTTTTAATATATCTGATATTAAAACTATAAGTTCAAGCTTAAAAAATATAGCAAGCGAAATTAAATACAACTACATCGATGATTTGGTTTATGCAAAACTAAAATTGGATCAGATGGAAAAACTTGATCCAATAAAAAGTAAAATTAAAATCATAAAAAAAGTACAAGGGTATTATTAA
- a CDS encoding nuclear transport factor 2 family protein produces the protein MQDKKVINDFYEAFKAGDANKMVGLYSPKATFKDPMFGDLNYEEAKFMWIMLVSTRATSQFELNYTVEEHKGKIVVIWKATYLFGDKKRKVINIVTSKMETEDGLITKHVDSFNFKRWAKQAIGFSGLLFGNAKWFRKKVSDGAKEKLYKFMDYMKSQQAGK, from the coding sequence ATGCAAGATAAAAAAGTAATTAATGATTTTTATGAAGCTTTTAAAGCCGGGGATGCTAACAAAATGGTTGGTTTATATTCTCCAAAAGCAACTTTTAAGGACCCTATGTTTGGAGACTTGAATTATGAAGAAGCAAAATTTATGTGAATAATGCTTGTTTCAACAAGAGCAACTTCACAATTTGAATTAAATTATACTGTTGAAGAACACAAAGGAAAAATAGTTGTTATTTGAAAAGCAACATATTTATTTGGAGATAAAAAAAGAAAAGTTATTAACATTGTAACTTCAAAAATGGAAACCGAAGACGGTTTAATTACAAAGCATGTTGATAGTTTTAATTTTAAAAGATGAGCAAAACAAGCTATTGGCTTTTCTGGTTTGTTATTTGGTAATGCTAAATGATTTAGAAAAAAAGTTAGCGATGGAGCAAAAGAAAAATTATATAAATTTATGGATTATATGAAATCTCAACAAGCAGGAAAATAA